The following is a genomic window from Halobacterium sp. R2-5.
TGTTCACCTACTATCGGACTGGCGGCAGCTACCACCCGCTCGTGGACATCGCGCTGTTCCACTATCAGTTCGAAACGATCCACCCATATGGCGACGGCAACGGTCGGCTCGGCCGGCTCCTCATCACACTCCAATTGTACGACGCCGATCTCCTCGAACGTCCCAACCTCTACCTGAGCGAGTACTTCAACCGCAACAAGACCTCGTACGTCGAGCGGATGGAGGGTGTCCGGTTCCACGGTGAGTGGGAAGCCTGGCTCTCCTTTTTCATCGAAGGAATCGCACGGCAAGCCCACGAATCTGTGGAGAGAACGCTTGCGCTCGCCGACCTTCGTCGCGAATACGAAGAGGAGTACGGTGGGAAATCGTACACCAAGAACCAGCTCGCGGTGAAGCTCTTCGAGCAGCCCTACGTCACGAGCAAGACTGTCCAACGGTTATTCGATGTCGAGCAATCTACAGCCTCGCGGGCCATCAACGACCTCGTCGACGAAGGCGTCCTCGAGGAGGTCTCCCGCCACGGCCGGAACAAAGAATATCGCGCTCGCGAAGTCTTCGAGATTCTCGAGCAGCCACCACAGACGTACTAGCGAGGAACCGAAGGTCCGAGGGGTTGAGCATCCACTCGGCACAGGAGAATTCACCGAAATGTAAACGAACCTGCGTTAGGGGTGTTTCAAGGGGACAAAACCAAAACACGCAGCACACCTTAGCACAGCGCAGCAGAAACCAACCTAGACGAGGAGATCGCTCAGTTCTCTCGGTGAGACAGATGCAAAGTCGTACTGTTCCTTATTAGCAGGATTGAACGCCAGATTAACCCTGCCTAGCAAACTTTGGGCGGCTCAAGATAATCGCGTTCCTATGGGTAGTTTTAGAGATAACTCAGCGCAGTATCTCGGACCGTTTCAACTCCGCTGATAACCATATTGAAGATTCGAGTAAATACACGCAAACACTCTGCTATTTTTACCTCAGTATAGATAACGATATTACATATTTGATAGAAAATTTTTAATGTGGTTTCTCCGATTAGAGTGTATGGTGAATGATAACAGACCACCTGAAGAGGATCAAGGATTTGGCCCTTCGATTTCTCGACGAGCAGCACTCACACTCCTCGGGTTAGGGGCGCTCGGTAGCGTGGCATCCGGTGAGACCACTGCTAGCGCGGAAGAGGTAGACACGACCGGAATGTCCGAAGAGCTAGCCCAGGACGAAGATGTACGAGCGTTCATCGACGAGGTGTTACCGGGTGACAAGTTCGGGAAAATCGAAATCGGCGAGTACCAGCATGCGCTCCAACAGTCGGGGACGAGAACGCCATCCTGGATGATTCAGCCGGTGAATCAGGATGTTCGCATCACGAACACGTCCTACGAAGAGGTCGGGTCCGGCATCGGCTACGGAGTGATTCCATTCCCGCCCGGTAAGGTCCCGATTCTCAGACTCGTCGCTCACGTCGACGCCAAGCCAGACGCGGAAACAAGCCTGCGAGTCTCCATCGCGAATAGGGAAGCGTATTCGCCGCCAGGCGTGGATGGAACGAGAATACTAGAGGATGATCCAGTCCGTCAGACGCTCATGGAGGTAACTGCACAGGGGCAAACCCAGGTGTTTGACGAACTCTATCTCACCGATATCGAAGACGTCGTAACCGGATTAGGGAACGGCCACCCGCTGCCGAGTCATACTCTCCTGTTCGAAGCGAAAACCAACTCGCCTTCCGGACAGGTCACGCTCGGTAGCGAAACGACTGTTGCGCTCGAACTGGAGGCCCTCTAATGGTCCGAATTGGATGGCTCTCGGACAGTCACATCGACCCAACGAGTAGTGCAGGCGCCGACGAGAAGTTACCACAGGACATTGCGTCCCTGTTCGACACGTACGGGGTACAGGACCTGTTCTTCAATGGAGACGCAGTGTTCAAGGCATCCGCTTTCAACGAGGGTGGTTACGCACACTCAACCCCAGAGTTCTACGATCAGTTCTGGGAGTTCGTCGACCAGAGTGGACATGGAGAGAAGGTGATCTGTACACCCGGTAACCACGACGTTCCACTCCAGTACTTTGTCGAGTCCGACGATCGGGCTCGGCTTCGTTACAAGAAGACGTACGACGACGAGGGCGTGACAGTCCTCATGATGAACACTGTCGGGCCGGGCGCAGTGAGTGGGTCACAGGAGGCTGGCTACGGTTGGACGAACGGATACGTCCCCTATCGAGATCTCCAATGGCTTGACGAACAACTGGACGAGGCAGGAGATAACGCGAAGGTAGTCTACTTCCACCATCACGCTTGGCTAACGCCAGACGATCCCCTCGCTTCTGCTCCGACAGACACGCAAAGTATCGATCAACTCTACTGGGTCTGCCGCAACTATCGTGCTATCCACGACATCCTCAGCTCCTACGATAAGGTTGTCTGTCCACAGGGACACACAGCGCAGTTCGCTGAAGAAGGGTCGTCGAACGTTGACGGTGTGGAGTACCTCTACAAAAAACACTACTACAACGTGCGAGACGGCGGCGTGACCACCTACGCGTATATCGACGTTAGTCCTAATCGGTGTACCGTAACGACAGTCGATCACGATACCGACAAGGAAACAACTATTCTGGATACAAAATTCTAAGATAGGATTACTGAGTTGCGGTACGAATATCGCATTCTAAACTGAGCGAAATCATACACCAAGAACCAGCTCGCGGTGAAGCTCTTCGAGCAGCCACAGACGTACTAACAAGTGGAACTGGGGGATAAAGAGGTGAGCCTCCGTATGAGAGAACTATCCGCCAGCCTTCTGCGAAATTCTTAGCAGACCGAATGCAACCCTATGTTAACGCAGCCCAAGATTTTATGTGGATTACTGACAGTCGTTCTGTACGAAGTTAAGATTCGCAAATGGTGATCGACGAACTGCTCCCGGCTGCACTCGAGGACGAATTTCGGGGTGAGGCCCGGCTACCGAGTTCCATCATTAGCCAACTCGGTACTCCTCGAGAACTCAGCCCAATAGCGTGGGAACCAGAACTTTCCTCTGGCTGGCCTCCTCCCAATCGTTGCTAACAGTTCGTTACTAGTAGGCCAACCCATTGGCTCGATGGCTGTTCTACCCGGAACAGGGAATCCTTGACCGGTAGGGCGGTTGAATAGACCCCCGCCCCGTACGCCCTCTCGTCAAATCCCGGTGGGCTGCGCTCGAATCTCTGAGATGACGGCTCGCACCAAGAGTCGTTGATATCGTAGGGGTTCACAGCCACACCAACCTCCGGCCCAGAGGGCAACATCGGGAAAACACCCATCCAACCGAGCAAACGCGACTCGTCGGAACCTTCGGAAGAGAGCGTCCCAGCCAAAATCATCGCCGCAATCTACCAGCGGCTAAAATCTCTCTCCACTAATGAGAGACTTCTGTTCAAGCTACTCGTCGTCGCGATAGTATTCAGCCATGATGGGACAGTTCAGTTCCGTAGCCGCATCATGATAATCGCAGCATGCTTAGCTATAATTGATAGCTTAGGCTCGTAGAAGGTCGTCATCGGCTGATACGATTTCTCCGAGATGTACACACCTTAGTTCGGTCGGGTAGCTAAGGCCTCCAATCCAAAACACGCCGCGCATCTCAGCACGGCGTAGCCGAAAAGAGGGGGCACAAGGGTGGGTGGACGCATTCGGCAAGGGCGAAGGGTCTGTGGCGTGTCGCCGAAGATCGACCTACCGGACAGTTGCTCCGACGAGTAGAGAATTCTATATATCAACTCTTGTCGCCATTGTGCTCGGGTTTCCTAATCCACTTGAAGAGCTTTCGTCGGTAAGGAATACGACCATCCTCCTGGTTGTCGACTGATTGGAGGTATGTCCAGATTCAATTCAATTCCAGAGATCGGCGATGAGAGTAGTTACAAAACCTACGTTGTGGGCTTTCTATTCATTCTCCTAATCGTAGTTGTTATCGGCGCTATTGGGAGTGGAGTCAGTGCCCCAGAAGCAGTAAATCAAGTAGATGCCGCTATGACAATCATGTCCGCGGCACCCGCCACCACAACTGCAGCATATACAACTGAGGTATCGGCAGCAACGGCAGCGCAGTCAGCGACACCGACAACTTCAGCAACAGGGACGAATGCTGAATCTGCAGAGAACGGGACATCCTATTCCTTCAACGGAAGTGGAACCGATGTCACAGACTCGTTCACGACAGAAGGCGGACTCGTTGTCATCGATGCTCAGCATACTGGAGGAGAGTCAAACTTTCAGATTCAGGCTGTCTCCAGTAACGGGACTGAAGAGTATATCGTGAACGCAATCGGCGAATACAATGGTACTGTCGCCCTCCACATGCCTTCCGGCGAGTGGCAGCTTGATGTTACCGCCGATGGTGACTGGAATACTAACGTTACGCAGCCTCGGTACAACGAAGAAGACATCGAGAACCTACCGGCAAGCGCAGAAGACCAGCACGCAGCTTTCTACGGGCCCTTTGAATTTGAGGGGGCGACTGAAGTTACGTTCGAGATCGAGAACGATGCCCATGCAGCCGTCTGGCTAGCACGTATGAACGGTGAGAAAGTCGAGCTCCTCCATAACGAGATTGGGCCGTATGAAGGAACATCACTCGTCAGCCAACAAGGAGTCGGCTTGATTGTCATTGAGGCAGGATCTGCAGATTGGCGTATCGAAATCGGCGGCTGACGTATTCTCACTCTTTGCAATCGCCTAACGTGGGTTTCGTGGGGTTTCACGTCGAGAGAACCCGATTCCCGAATATGCACAAAAGCAACTGAAGTCCACCCTGACGCACTAAATTCCTCAGCAATCTCAGTGAAACAGGTGCGAAGTAGGATTGCGAACGTACCACCGAATCTTCTGCTAAATTCCGTTGATGGACTCTGTATCCTGCTGAATATATTTCTCATATCTTGTACTCACCCGTGTTCTGTGGTGAGACCTGCTGTGTGAATCTGGATTGCGTCTTTTCGACTTCAATTCGTGCGGTTACGATGGGATAGTTTCCACGAACTTCACACTCATGCTTGTCCCGCCAGTCTCCCGGCCCTCTGGACACCATGGCGCATGGCTGAAAAAGAAATATTTGACACCTCCCAAAAGACAGCAGTTGTGCCTGAATTCCTTACCCCACCTCCCGTCGAACCCGGTGATCAGGTCGCGGTTGTCGCACCGGCATCAAACGCACCCGAGTCTGCGCGGTTCATTTATGAACTCGGTCTTGAACGAATGCGCGAGGTTTTCGACCTTGACCCGGTTGAGTATCCGACCGCGACCACCGACCCGGAGTGGCTTGCGGACAATCCAGAAGCACGCGCCGAAGAGGTTATGAACGCTTTCCGCGACCCGGATATCTCAGCCGTAATCGCTAATATCGGAGGCCACGACCAGATCACAATCCTCCCGTATCTCGATGGGGACGTACTCCGCGAACACCCGACGAGATTCTACGGTTACTCAGACAACACGAATCTGGCCCTGTTTCTCTGGAATCACGGGATTGTTTCGTACTACGGTGGATCGACACTGCTTGAATACGCGATGGATGGCGAGATGTTTGACTACACTGAAGAGTACCTACGGCGTGCCCTCTTCGAGGATTCCATCGGTGAGTGGACCGAAGCAGAGGTTTTTACTGATGAGGCCGGTGACTGGGAAGATCCAGAGTCAGTCAAAACCACGCGTGAGATCGAACAATCAGATGGCCGAATCTGGCGTGGTGGGGAAGAGACTGTCTCAGGTCGAATCTGGGGCGGCTGCTATGCAGTCCTCGTTGAGCAGTTCCTCGCCGAGCGTTACCTACCTGAGCCCGACGCACTGAACGGCACTGTTCTTGCGTTAGAGACGAGCGAACTAATCCCTGACCCGGCTGTCGTCGGTGCGAACCTCCGGGCACTCGGCGAACGCGGTCTTCTCGAACGATTCGACGGTGTGCTTGTCGGACGCGCCGCCGCACGCTCACACGCTGAAGAAAACCCACCGGAATGGCGAGTGGGGTATCGAGAGCGCCAGCGCGACACAATTGCTGATGTCCTCGAAACGTACAATCCGAACGCACCCATTGTCTTTGATTGCGAGTTCGGGCACACGTATCCGACGTGCCCCATTCCAATCGGCGGTGAGGTGGAAATAGATCCCTCAACCAAATCCATTCGCCTCCCTTGATTTCACGGCAGGTTAGAACCCTGTCGGCCACTCGTCTGCTAACAGTGGGGTTCGATAGCTAATAGACGCGAGATGACAACAGAGGATAGGTGCCAGATAGATTCGCTATATCCAGCAGGGACTAATGGCATCGTTCGGATAAATCAATCCTCACTTCGGTAACCGCTTTTTCTATACTTAGCAATCAGGCGGGCTATCGGAGAATACTGTACCTTTCACATCTGCTGAAACCGCCTTTGTAGGTGTGTGTGATCTGATTTCCCTAGTATTGGAGGGAGAATGTTTATCGTTCTGATTGTGCGAGTGAGAGATGCGAATCCCCGTTGATGCGGCCAGGGTGATTCGCAGTGCCGGACGGGATTCCCGTTCGGCGGTCGCACCAGAGGAACGGTTGTGTGACACTTGAGGGCACAACTCCCCCTCATTCCCCCTCTCTGTGCTCTCACTTCGCGCGAAGCTACCCAAGTAACGGATATTGAGTAGTACAGCGCTGTACTTAGCAGTAGTTCTCTACGAGATTCCGTGGGGTCTCACGTCGAGAGAATCCGATTCCAGAATATGCACACGAGCTCGCAAACCTCGTGTGCACATCCCGGCGCCAATCCTCTGAACGGGCAGCCGTGAGCGTACCGACTACCTCGAAGTTCGCGAAATCCGGGTGAAATCACCCTTCGAGTCACTCCAGATGAATAGGTTAAGCCAGGTCGTGTGTACGAGACCAATATGCGAATCCGGACCGACGGCGACTACGCACACCGCCTCGACGCCATCGAATCAGCTATGGACGCCCTCGACGAGAACACCAAAACTGCCGCGGTCATCGCGGCTTGCGAACACGCCCGCCAAGACCGGAAAGCGAAAGCACGCGCGCTCGCCCATCCCGACATGACCCCAGAGCTTGCTGAGGTACTGAGCATGCCGACGTTGCAGCTCCACTACGAGATTCAGACCGCCGTCGACGTCGACTGATCGAACTCGCTACGTGGCACTCAGACCGTGAGCGCCCATTCGATAAGTACGAATCAACGCGGTATACGTGGACTTAGGAGCTACCAAGTAGTCGTCAAGAGAGGCATGCTGAATAGAGAGTGAATTCAGCGGCGTGTCCGGAATCGATTTCTAAACAGGCGATTCAATGAGGAGCCATGGTTGATGATCCGACAATCCCTCTCGGTGATATTCGACAAGAGGACCCCGGTAGCGACCGGCAGGCGGCATTCAAGAGAGGCTGGACGGCTGCTGTTAAAGATCTCGGCGATAGCGATAATACGTCGAAGTATGGAGAGGGTCCCCCGCCAGAGGAACTCACATGGGATAATCTCGGCTACCGCTTAGGGAGTCTATTCGGTGAGACAGACGATGACCTGCGACAGGAACTCTTCGAGTGGTGCGTAAAAAAGCAGAATCGTGAACTGCAAAGACGTGAACCATCACAGGGACACGAACAAGCTAGAACGTCAAGCACGGAACGACTAGAGGCGTCGGCGTTCGGGATTGGTTGTGAGTATTGCCCCCACGCTATTCAGTCGGTGACTATCCCTGAAGAAGCAGCTGAGAAACTACAAGACAGAACCATTCCCCCAACTCATGTTGAGATAGAGTGTCCCAAATGCGAGAACGATTTCTATTATACCCAGGACCGCTGGTATTTCGCATCAGATGATAAGGGAGTGTTTTCGGTGCCAGAACGCGAGACACGGAAGACATCGCCGGGCGAGAATGTATACGTCCCGAAAGAAGAAGTAGTGAAAGTAGAATAAGGATGAATTCCTGACATACTTCTATTATTGGTGGTCTCTTTGTATAATACGTCTTCGCGCTTCAATCCGTCTCAGCTTAGACAACAGGCTCTTCCGTAGAGTCGGGTGAGTCACTCCAGAGCGGTCCACCAGCATCCTCCGGAATTGTCCCGAGCGGCGCTAGGCCGGCATCTTCTGGCGTGTGGTCGTTGAAGAAGTGCCGCCACCGTGGTTCACGGTGCGAGAACTCGTGCCCGCACAGCGGGCACTCAACGATTCGATTTTGCACCCGCCCGCACTTCTCGTACTCGTAGAACTCCAGGGTCACGCCATACCACCCATATCCGGGCCGCCAGCAGTTCCTGGAGCTGCCTCAGGGAGGTCGACAGTGCCAGTAAACGAGCAGTCCGATTCAGGACACTCCAGGCGTAGGCCAGTGACTCCCTCAACGCGCGGCCCCTGAAACAGTCCGGAGGCGATGTTCCGCTCACACTCCGGACACGCCACCGTCTCCAACTCGCGAGGGCGCTAGCGGCGGGCGCAGTCCCGGCAAACCTGCCGGCCCGGAGTCACTACTTGCCGGGAGACAAGCCTGTAGTCCTCGGCGTCGACGTCGGCTCGCGGACCACCACACGCAGGGAGTGCGTCACCCCGCGCGGCCGGGACCGGCGCCGGCAGGTGGAACACCTCAGTGTGGCCCGCGCGCTGGACAACCACCCAGGACGGCTCTGGCTCCAGAATCTCCACATGGTCGACCGCGTACACGCCGTCTTTCTCGAGGCGGTTTGCAGCATCCAGAACGTGGACGGCGGCCTCCTCGTGGTCAGGATACCTCACGAGAACAAGCGCGACGGTCGCGGCATCGGGTTCTGTCCCGCGGTGACTCTGCATCCGCACGGCCCGTTTTTCCCGGCGTTCGGTATCGTCATCAGCGACGGAGACCTCGGCAACGTCGGTGACTAGCCACGTCCGCCCGTCACGGTTGACTACGACGACGTCGCCGCGGAGGTGGAGGGATGACGTCGAACGCTGATGACTCGCGGGCGTCCAGCGAGCGCCAGCGCGACCTCACGCCGACCGAGGCCGCCGAGCGATTCGTCGCGAAGCGCCGGAACAAGAACACCGACAAGACCGTTCGGAGCTACGAGAACCGCCTCCGGCAGTTCGTCCGCTGGGCGCACGAGCGCGACGACGTGGACGTCATGCGCGACCTCGACGGCTGGATTATCGACGAGTACGAGCGCTTCCTCGACGAGCGCGGTGACGCCCCCGCGACGGTGAAGGGGAAGTTCGTCGCACTGAAGGAGCTCGTGAAGTACTGCGCTCGCCTCGACGTCGTCGACGACAGCCTCCCGGAGAAGGTCGAGCTGCCGAACCTCTCGAAGGACGAGCAGACCAGCGACAAGCGCCTCGAAGCCGAGGATGCGCGCCGACTCATCGAGCACTACCGCGAGAGCACGCGGGACTACGGGACGGCCCAGCACGTCCTCCTGGAGTTACTCTGGCACATCGGCGGCCGCATCTCCTGCTTTCGCGCGCTCGACCTCGGTGACTACGACGCCGAGGAGCGCGTGCTTCGCTTCCGGCACCGCCCGCCCACGCGCCTGAAGGACGGCAGCGAACACGAGCGCAACGTCGCGCTCCCGGAGCCGATTGCGGACGCGCTGAACTTCTACATCGAGCGTGAGCGGTACGCGAAGCGCGACGACAACGGTCGGACGCCACTCCTCACGACGAAGTTCGGGCGCCCCGCGGAGTCGACGTTCCAGACGTGGGCGTATCAGGCGACCCAGCCGTGCGTGGCGGTCGCCTGTCCCCACAACCGGCGTCGGGAGCGCTGCGAATACACGGAGAAGACGCACGCGAGCAAGTGCCCGTCGAGCCGCGCGCCCCACGCGATTCGGACCGGCAGTATCACGTGGCAGTTGAACCGCGGGCTCAGCTACGTGAAGGTTGCCGAGCGGGTCGCGTCCAGCCCGGAGACGATTCGCCGGTACTACGACAAGGCGGACCTTGACGACGAGCTCGCGCGCCGCCGGCCGGAGACGGACGACCTCGACCTCCTCAACGCAACGGAGGTGGCGGACTGATGCGGCCGACCGGTGAGGGCGGCGTCAGGGTATCCACAGAAGTCGGGTGCCACGCCCTCCGGCCCCATACTGTAAAAAGTACTTCGGAAGCTCTTGCCAGCTTCCACTTACTTCAGGTAAACTCCACCAGCCACCCGTCTGTTCTCCGGGGTGGTTGGCGTGAGTCTCCGCGTTCGCACCTACGAGCGCAGCGAACGCTTCGTCACGCTCACGCACTGTCCCGCCTGCGAGTACCCGTTCGACACCGACGAGCGCCGCTGGAAACACTTCCTTCAGGACCACGACCCGGAGGACTTCGGTCTCGACCCGCTCGGCGTCGTCGACGACTGCCACAACAAGCTACTGTTCGGAGGTGGTCGCTTTGACTGACGGCATCCGCGAATTTGTGGGGATGGTTCGGAGCTCTACAACCCCGAAAACACCGGCTGTTAGGTACTGCGGAACGCGAGTACAGCACCTGTCACGAGTAACGTCAGCAGCACACCGAAGCCAGGCGCACTCCCGCCAGAGGACCCGGCAGATGTTGGTTGGGTGGTAGTCGTACCGCCAGAGTCACTCGTTGTTGCGATCGACGTGGTCGAATTCGATGTTGTCGTCGTTGTCGTCGTAGTCGTCGTTGTCGTCGTAGTCGTCGTCTGTTCGGTTGTGTTGTTAGTGTCGTTGGTATCGTTGGTGTCGTTGGTATCGTTGGTGTCGTTGGTATCGTTGGTGTCGTCCGTGGTGTCCGTCGTATCCTTTGCGATGCTGACGGTCCCCGAGGAGTAGTGCATTTGTACGGACACTCGGAGACCGCCCTCCACCTCTTCGATGGTGTACTGGGTTTCGCCGCT
Proteins encoded in this region:
- a CDS encoding metallophosphoesterase is translated as MVRIGWLSDSHIDPTSSAGADEKLPQDIASLFDTYGVQDLFFNGDAVFKASAFNEGGYAHSTPEFYDQFWEFVDQSGHGEKVICTPGNHDVPLQYFVESDDRARLRYKKTYDDEGVTVLMMNTVGPGAVSGSQEAGYGWTNGYVPYRDLQWLDEQLDEAGDNAKVVYFHHHAWLTPDDPLASAPTDTQSIDQLYWVCRNYRAIHDILSSYDKVVCPQGHTAQFAEEGSSNVDGVEYLYKKHYYNVRDGGVTTYAYIDVSPNRCTVTTVDHDTDKETTILDTKF
- a CDS encoding S66 peptidase family protein, whose product is MPEFLTPPPVEPGDQVAVVAPASNAPESARFIYELGLERMREVFDLDPVEYPTATTDPEWLADNPEARAEEVMNAFRDPDISAVIANIGGHDQITILPYLDGDVLREHPTRFYGYSDNTNLALFLWNHGIVSYYGGSTLLEYAMDGEMFDYTEEYLRRALFEDSIGEWTEAEVFTDEAGDWEDPESVKTTREIEQSDGRIWRGGEETVSGRIWGGCYAVLVEQFLAERYLPEPDALNGTVLALETSELIPDPAVVGANLRALGERGLLERFDGVLVGRAAARSHAEENPPEWRVGYRERQRDTIADVLETYNPNAPIVFDCEFGHTYPTCPIPIGGEVEIDPSTKSIRLP
- a CDS encoding site-specific integrase, producing the protein MTSNADDSRASSERQRDLTPTEAAERFVAKRRNKNTDKTVRSYENRLRQFVRWAHERDDVDVMRDLDGWIIDEYERFLDERGDAPATVKGKFVALKELVKYCARLDVVDDSLPEKVELPNLSKDEQTSDKRLEAEDARRLIEHYRESTRDYGTAQHVLLELLWHIGGRISCFRALDLGDYDAEERVLRFRHRPPTRLKDGSEHERNVALPEPIADALNFYIERERYAKRDDNGRTPLLTTKFGRPAESTFQTWAYQATQPCVAVACPHNRRRERCEYTEKTHASKCPSSRAPHAIRTGSITWQLNRGLSYVKVAERVASSPETIRRYYDKADLDDELARRRPETDDLDLLNATEVAD
- a CDS encoding Fic family protein, giving the protein MQPAELDADAPGDLVSYGRESYYKPEPLPPSQDLALGDDFYETLADATFWLGKLSGVSLELDFPPVLYTSLLRKEAMESAEIEGADIDYDALYSLETRTFDEGREEPSETTAAAETKDTREVLNYETAVKEGIDALDDGKELNVELLHDLHETLLTGVPDDRVDTDTIGAYKTKPNYLGEFLPAAPGAVEDLMDGLFTYYRTGGSYHPLVDIALFHYQFETIHPYGDGNGRLGRLLITLQLYDADLLERPNLYLSEYFNRNKTSYVERMEGVRFHGEWEAWLSFFIEGIARQAHESVERTLALADLRREYEEEYGGKSYTKNQLAVKLFEQPYVTSKTVQRLFDVEQSTASRAINDLVDEGVLEEVSRHGRNKEYRAREVFEILEQPPQTY